In Janthinobacterium sp. J1-1, a single genomic region encodes these proteins:
- a CDS encoding Lrp/AsnC family transcriptional regulator, whose amino-acid sequence MNSLSHPLDKFDCAILAALQSDGTLSIAALSERIGLSSTPCWKRVKRLEEEGYIESRVAIVNRQKVGLPVTVFVSVRTGQHDEKWLRRFAAAVIVMPEVQEFHRMSGDIDYLLKVVTTDIKGYDLFYKKLIKAAQLLGVSSAFSMEQIKYSTELPLELIAHGLPA is encoded by the coding sequence ATGAATTCTCTTTCTCACCCGCTCGATAAATTCGACTGCGCCATCCTGGCCGCCCTGCAGAGCGACGGCACGCTGTCGATCGCCGCCCTGAGCGAGCGCATCGGCCTGTCCAGCACGCCGTGCTGGAAGCGGGTCAAGCGGCTGGAGGAAGAGGGCTATATCGAAAGCCGCGTGGCCATCGTCAACCGCCAGAAAGTCGGCTTGCCGGTGACCGTGTTTGTCAGCGTGCGCACCGGCCAGCATGACGAAAAATGGCTGCGCCGCTTTGCCGCCGCCGTCATCGTGATGCCCGAGGTGCAGGAATTCCACCGCATGAGCGGCGATATCGATTACCTGCTGAAAGTGGTGACCACCGATATCAAGGGCTACGACCTGTTCTACAAGAAGCTGATCAAGGCGGCCCAGCTACTGGGCGTGTCGTCGGCCTTCTCCATGGAACAGATCAAATACAGCACGGAGTTGCCGTTGGAACTGATCGCGCATGGTTTGCCGGCTTGA
- a CDS encoding aminotransferase class V-fold PLP-dependent enzyme, with protein sequence MKDIYLDCNATTSVLPAAVAAASAAMAHGYGNPSSTHATGLQAKAMMDGARALARRLLGTGDGRLMFNSGATEGIQTAVLSALCALRERRDAGQRIGALLLYGATEHKAVPESLAHWNRLLGLNLTLRQLPVDTDGRHDLAALGELIGDTAMLCTMAANNETGVISDLSAIAQLLNERGADAYWMVDCVQALGKLQLNLAATRIDYAPFSGHKLYAPKGIGMLYVRAGAPFTPLMMGGGQETGQRSGTENMAGIAALGAVLQALGDGSTFRSAAELATFRTRLVASLESALPGIVFNMPFALALPTTLNFSVPGLSSKELLDLFDAAGVRVSSGSACSASKALPSYVLEAMRVPAWRASSAIRLSFGPLSDEATILAACERIERCGEALRGSGLLPSALAPLAAMRDGVTELSVDGRSTWLLTDAASASCVVIDPAAALVPRIAAFIRCQDYVVRAIVQTDAAQGGDTDRQALIAALDIVQLDAFDAQGRLAFGAGLRRVVIGASAVYLLGQEFAFIGALAPLTTIAALGDALSDDTVLCASRDDGSVCNTVRAAQQSLAATTAPQLDAAGLDAFLRAHPDAIVVDVREAYEHAACATRVFDGCAVQSVPLSRLAGEVAGWLRAPQRPLVFVCRSGNRSARAAACLHRLGHQAAWQLNGGLAMAALATRPSLAFAA encoded by the coding sequence ATGAAAGACATTTACCTCGACTGCAACGCCACCACCAGCGTGCTGCCCGCCGCCGTTGCCGCCGCCAGCGCCGCCATGGCGCATGGCTATGGCAACCCCAGCAGCACCCATGCCACCGGGCTGCAAGCGAAGGCCATGATGGATGGCGCGCGCGCGCTGGCGCGCCGCCTGCTGGGCACGGGAGACGGGCGGCTGATGTTCAACAGCGGCGCCACCGAGGGCATCCAGACGGCCGTGCTGTCGGCGCTGTGCGCGCTGCGCGAACGGCGCGACGCCGGCCAGCGCATCGGCGCCCTGTTGCTGTATGGCGCCACCGAGCACAAGGCCGTGCCGGAAAGCCTGGCGCACTGGAACCGCTTGCTGGGCCTGAACCTGACCTTGCGCCAGTTGCCGGTCGACACCGACGGCCGCCACGATCTGGCCGCGCTGGGCGAACTGATCGGCGACACCGCCATGCTGTGCACCATGGCGGCCAATAACGAAACGGGCGTGATCAGCGACCTGTCGGCCATCGCGCAGCTGCTGAACGAACGCGGCGCCGATGCGTACTGGATGGTCGATTGCGTGCAGGCGCTGGGCAAGCTGCAACTGAACCTGGCCGCCACGCGCATCGATTACGCGCCGTTTTCCGGCCACAAACTGTATGCGCCGAAAGGCATCGGCATGCTGTATGTGCGCGCCGGCGCGCCATTCACGCCCCTGATGATGGGCGGCGGCCAGGAAACGGGCCAGCGCTCGGGCACCGAAAACATGGCCGGCATCGCCGCGCTGGGCGCCGTGCTGCAGGCCTTGGGCGACGGCAGCACCTTCCGCAGCGCGGCAGAGCTGGCGACCTTCCGCACGCGCCTGGTGGCCAGCCTGGAAAGCGCCTTGCCGGGCATCGTCTTCAATATGCCGTTCGCGCTGGCGCTGCCGACCACCCTGAATTTTTCCGTCCCCGGCCTGTCGTCGAAAGAACTGCTGGACCTGTTCGATGCTGCCGGCGTGCGCGTCAGTTCGGGCAGCGCCTGTTCGGCCTCGAAAGCCCTGCCCAGCTATGTGCTGGAAGCGATGCGGGTGCCGGCCTGGCGCGCCAGTTCGGCGATCCGCCTGTCGTTCGGCCCCTTGAGCGACGAAGCGACCATTCTTGCCGCCTGCGAACGCATCGAGCGCTGCGGCGAGGCGCTGCGCGGCAGCGGCCTGCTGCCGTCCGCATTGGCACCTCTGGCGGCCATGCGCGATGGCGTGACGGAACTGAGCGTCGACGGCCGCAGCACCTGGTTGCTGACGGATGCGGCCAGCGCCAGCTGCGTGGTCATCGATCCGGCGGCGGCGCTGGTGCCGCGCATTGCCGCCTTTATCCGCTGCCAGGATTACGTCGTAAGAGCCATTGTGCAGACCGACGCTGCGCAGGGCGGCGATACGGACCGCCAGGCCCTGATCGCCGCACTCGACATTGTTCAACTGGACGCATTCGACGCGCAAGGCCGACTGGCGTTTGGCGCCGGCCTGCGCCGCGTTGTGATCGGTGCATCTGCCGTGTATCTGCTGGGCCAGGAATTTGCCTTTATCGGTGCGCTGGCCCCGCTGACGACGATCGCCGCGCTGGGCGATGCCCTGAGCGATGACACCGTGCTGTGCGCCTCGCGCGACGACGGCAGCGTCTGCAATACCGTGCGCGCCGCGCAGCAATCCCTGGCGGCCACCACCGCGCCGCAGCTCGATGCGGCCGGCCTGGACGCGTTCCTGCGCGCGCACCCGGACGCCATCGTGGTCGATGTGCGTGAAGCGTATGAACATGCGGCGTGCGCCACGCGCGTGTTCGATGGCTGCGCAGTGCAGAGCGTACCGTTGAGCCGCCTGGCCGGCGAAGTGGCCGGCTGGCTGCGCGCGCCGCAGCGTCCGCTCGTGTTTGTCTGCCGCAGCGGCAACCGCAGCGCGCGCGCCGCCGCCTGTCTGCACCGCCTCGGCCACCAGGCCGCCTGGCAACTGAACGGCGGCCTAGCGATGGCTGCGCTCGCCACGCGTCCATCACTGGCATTCGCGGCCTGA
- a CDS encoding methyl-accepting chemotaxis protein — protein sequence MHFLRRLSIQKKLMFSMGFCLLLFMAISSLLSVRMSSDYVRERVVSQELPAQVGEIRNDVLRQISQSLAVVQTMANDIYLQDWEDAGLPDEGIAAFQRYATAIKTKNKAASINWASGSTGKYFTTDGLLRTLDRNAASDQWFYGLLASDKAYTLDIDKAVDASSIMLYLNARGQTAGGKPYAAGLGLAIDTLAETIRGYKIGQTGYVYIVRANGTVLIHRDAALADGKHRMQDLPGFTEELSKSLLTGKKYASAIYNAPGGKRFVAASFVPELNLYVVAEVPEAEVLGNVMRSALIAALVAGLVGGGVALLIIYMISRAIAAPVARAADMLGDIASGNGDLSRRMVVESGDEVGALAAAFNRFVASLNVTIREVRDSTGAIASASSEIASGNLDLSARTESQASSLEETAAAMEELTSTVKQNADNARQANQLVVSASGHAIKGGDVVGQVVQTMGAITESSKKIADIIGVIDGIAFQTNILALNAAVEAARAGEQGRGFAVVATEVRNLAQRSAAAAREIKELIVDSGSKVEAGSKLVDAAGATMQDIVVSVQQVADLMGEIASASQEQSQGIAQVNATVTQMDDATQQNAALVEEAAAAAQSLQDQAARLAQVVSVFKLEEAGNPAAHQPGTSLLIR from the coding sequence ATGCATTTTCTCCGCCGTCTCTCGATCCAGAAAAAACTGATGTTCAGCATGGGATTTTGCCTGCTGCTGTTCATGGCGATTTCGTCCCTCCTCAGCGTGCGCATGAGCAGCGACTATGTGCGCGAGCGCGTGGTCAGCCAGGAATTACCGGCCCAGGTGGGCGAGATCCGCAACGACGTGCTGCGCCAGATCAGCCAGTCGCTGGCGGTGGTGCAGACCATGGCCAACGATATCTACCTGCAGGACTGGGAAGACGCCGGCCTGCCCGACGAGGGCATCGCCGCATTCCAGCGCTACGCCACGGCCATCAAGACAAAAAACAAGGCGGCATCGATCAACTGGGCCTCGGGCAGCACCGGCAAGTATTTCACCACCGACGGCCTGCTGCGCACGCTGGACAGGAATGCGGCGTCGGACCAGTGGTTTTACGGCCTGCTGGCCAGCGACAAGGCCTACACGCTCGATATCGACAAGGCCGTCGATGCCAGCAGCATCATGCTGTACCTGAATGCCCGCGGCCAGACGGCCGGCGGCAAGCCCTATGCGGCCGGCCTCGGCCTGGCTATCGATACACTGGCCGAGACCATCCGCGGCTACAAGATCGGCCAGACCGGCTACGTGTATATCGTGCGCGCCAACGGCACCGTGCTGATCCACCGCGATGCGGCGCTGGCCGATGGCAAGCATCGGATGCAAGACCTGCCGGGTTTTACTGAAGAGCTGAGCAAGAGCCTGCTGACCGGTAAAAAATACGCGTCCGCCATCTACAACGCACCGGGCGGCAAACGCTTTGTTGCCGCCTCATTCGTGCCGGAATTGAATTTGTACGTGGTGGCCGAAGTGCCGGAAGCGGAAGTGTTGGGCAATGTGATGCGCTCGGCGCTGATCGCCGCGCTGGTGGCCGGCCTGGTCGGCGGCGGCGTGGCCCTGCTGATCATCTACATGATCAGCCGCGCGATTGCCGCCCCGGTGGCGCGCGCCGCCGACATGCTGGGCGATATCGCCAGCGGCAATGGCGACCTGAGCCGCCGCATGGTGGTGGAGTCCGGCGATGAAGTGGGCGCCCTGGCTGCGGCCTTCAACCGCTTTGTCGCATCGTTGAACGTGACGATACGCGAAGTTCGCGACAGTACCGGGGCGATTGCGAGCGCGTCGAGCGAAATCGCCAGCGGCAACCTGGACCTGTCGGCACGTACGGAAAGCCAGGCATCGAGCCTGGAAGAAACGGCGGCCGCCATGGAAGAGCTGACCTCGACCGTCAAGCAGAATGCCGACAATGCGCGCCAGGCCAATCAGCTGGTGGTATCGGCTTCCGGCCACGCCATCAAGGGTGGTGACGTGGTCGGCCAGGTGGTGCAAACGATGGGCGCGATCACGGAAAGTTCGAAGAAGATCGCGGACATTATCGGCGTGATCGACGGGATTGCCTTTCAAACCAATATTCTCGCGCTGAATGCTGCGGTCGAAGCGGCGCGTGCGGGCGAACAGGGACGCGGCTTCGCGGTGGTCGCCACCGAAGTGCGCAACCTGGCCCAACGATCGGCTGCCGCAGCCAGGGAGATCAAGGAGCTGATCGTCGATTCGGGCAGCAAGGTGGAGGCCGGCAGCAAGCTGGTCGATGCGGCCGGCGCCACCATGCAGGATATTGTCGTGTCGGTACAGCAGGTGGCCGACCTGATGGGCGAAATCGCCTCCGCCAGCCAGGAGCAAAGCCAGGGCATCGCGCAGGTCAATGCGACGGTGACGCAGATGGATGATGCGACCCAGCAAAATGCGGCGCTGGTGGAAGAAGCGGCGGCCGCCGCCCAGTCATTGCAGGATCAGGCGGCGCGCCTGGCGCAGGTGGTCAGTGTGTTCAAACTGGAGGAGGCCGGCAACCCGGCTGCCCACCAGCCAGGCACCAGCCTTCTGATCAGATAG
- a CDS encoding thioredoxin family protein, which translates to MRLLSTVLASLLLSGAAIAAAPTPAPAANAQHLPYNAAADAKADVAHALAEAKAAHVPVLLIFGANWCEDCRALDKALKEGKNAELMQKEFKVVKVDVGNFDHNLDVANAYGNPLKKGIPAAVLVSSSDNQVLYATKGGELANARRMSESGIHDFFKNAATLKQPAI; encoded by the coding sequence ATGCGTCTACTTTCTACTGTTCTTGCCAGCCTGCTGCTGTCCGGCGCCGCCATCGCCGCCGCGCCCACGCCGGCCCCGGCCGCCAATGCCCAGCATCTGCCGTACAACGCGGCGGCCGACGCCAAGGCCGACGTGGCGCACGCGCTGGCCGAAGCGAAGGCGGCTCATGTGCCGGTGCTGCTGATCTTTGGCGCCAACTGGTGCGAGGACTGCCGCGCCCTCGACAAGGCCTTGAAGGAAGGCAAAAATGCCGAGCTGATGCAGAAAGAATTCAAGGTCGTGAAAGTCGACGTCGGCAATTTCGACCATAACCTGGACGTGGCCAACGCCTATGGCAATCCGCTGAAAAAAGGCATTCCGGCCGCCGTGCTGGTGTCGAGCAGCGACAACCAGGTGCTGTACGCCACCAAGGGCGGCGAACTGGCCAATGCGCGCCGCATGAGCGAAAGCGGCATCCACGACTTTTTCAAGAACGCCGCCACGCTCAAGCAGCCGGCTATCTGA